The genome window TTCTCGTACACGATCTCAACGATGTCGGCTTTCGTCATGACACCCCATTAAGCCCCAGTTCCCGATTGAAGTCAAAGGCTTGGCCGGGCCCTCGCCCGCCCGCCTCCCGCCCTTTACGAGCGCGCAACACTCAGCGAATTTCGAGCGAAAATGAGGCCTTCAAAACCTCGAGCACGCGGGCGTGGGCTGCGTCCACCTCGGGATCGGTAAGCGTGCGGTCGTCCGCCCGGTACGTGAGCGTCCACAGCATGCCTTTTTTGCCCGTGGGTACGTAGCGCTCGTCTCGGAAGTCTTCGAGGACGGCGACCTCGCGCAGCAGGGGCTCTGCGGCCGCTCTCAAGGCCTGCGCCTGGAGCCCAGCCGTCACGATGATGTCGACCCAGAACGACACATCTCGGGTCGTGGCCGGAAAACGCGGGGGAGCTGTTGGCCTTGGCGCCACGGCGGCGATGGGGAGACAGTCGAGGTCGAGCTCCACGAAGTAGGCCGGGGTCTCGAGATGCAGGGCCTTGCGAGTGAGGGGATGGACCTCGCCCAAGAGCCCCACGCCCTTTCCTTCCACCTCGACGCGAGCGGCCACGCCCGGATGCAGAAACGGCACCTCGGCGTCGGGAAAATAGCTGGCTTGGCTGGGGACCAGGCCGTGAAGCAGAGTCTCGAGCACACGCTTCGCATCGAAGAAGTCGACGAGCGCCCCAGGCTTGAGCCAGCCCGTCAGGGGGCCGCAGAGGAGCGCAGCCACGTGCCGACGTTGCTCGAAGCCCTCGCTTCCGCCCTCCGGGGCGGGCGGAGACTTTCGCCGGACCACGGGACCGACCTCGAACAGGCGCACGGCTTCGACACCGCGGGCCAGGTTCCGCTTTGCCACCTCTGCGAGGCCCGGCAGAAGCGAGGTCCGCATCCTTTCGTGCTCCGCCGACAGAGGGTTCGCGACCTTGAGACCCTCAACCAGGTGCCCAAGGCCACCTGAGACCTCTTGACCCTGGTTTCCTGCTCCCAACGCCGCCAAATGAGCGGCCGAGACGAATCCGTAGGAGACGATTTCGTGAAGGCCTGCACCCAGTAACGTGCGACGTGCGCGGTCGGCCAGACGCTCGGGGTTCACCTCGGATTTTGCGTTGTAAATCACGCGCCGGGCAGAAACCGTTTCGTACCCTTCGTGCCGCAGCACCTCCTCCACGAGGTCGGCTTCCATCGTCAAGTCAGGTCGGTACGAGGGTACGGTCAGCTCGAGGCGGGCCGCATCGCCCTGCCCGACCCGCTGTGTGTCCCCGCAAAGCCGACTCAACGTGGCCTCGGCTTGGTCGAGGGAGCGGCCTGGGTCGCCGGAAAGACGCCGAAGCGTTGCGAGTGACAAAAATGCGCGCCGTTTCTCCGGAGGCGCCGGGTAGCGGTCGATGACCTGATCGCTCTGTTGTCCGCCCGCGAGATCACAGATCAGCGCTGCGGCTCGTGCGGCGGCCCTCGGAATCCCCTCGGCGTCGACACCTCGCTCGAAGCGGTGCGAGGATTCACTGTGCAGAGCCAGGCGCTTGGCCGTTCGTCTCACCATCACGGGATCGAAAGTTGCCGTCTCGAGCAGAACGTTGCGGGTGGTCTCCGAGATTTCGGTCGCGGCTCCCCCCATGACACCGGCCAGCGCCACAGGGCCGCGGGCGTCGGCGATGACGATATCCCCCGGCTCGAGCGCGCGGTCCACTCCGTCCAGCGTCTCGAGCCGCTCTCCGGCCCGCGCCTTCCGAACCGAGATCGC of Myxococcales bacterium contains these proteins:
- the pheT gene encoding phenylalanine--tRNA ligase subunit beta, which codes for MKVSSNWLRDFLPGLPRDPSQVAADLTRIGFEVEGQATIGRGVSGLRVGEVLGARPHPKADKLRIVRLRSGAQEEDVVCGAANVPLPEAGAPSVKVCWAPPGAVLPGFTMVAKEIRGVMSPGMLCSEEELGLAERAEGILVLPADAPSGADPAALYGFEDTVFEVNVTPNRADALSHLGLARELAAAYGMPLTIPTSPPLASGSSLPAVELTIEDPRSCSRYQARVFSGVRVTPSPLPLRLRLMACGMRSLTNLVDVTNYVLLELGHPMHAFDLDKLEGAISVRKARAGERLETLDGVDRALEPGDIVIADARGPVALAGVMGGAATEISETTRNVLLETATFDPVMVRRTAKRLALHSESSHRFERGVDAEGIPRAAARAAALICDLAGGQQSDQVIDRYPAPPEKRRAFLSLATLRRLSGDPGRSLDQAEATLSRLCGDTQRVGQGDAARLELTVPSYRPDLTMEADLVEEVLRHEGYETVSARRVIYNAKSEVNPERLADRARRTLLGAGLHEIVSYGFVSAAHLAALGAGNQGQEVSGGLGHLVEGLKVANPLSAEHERMRTSLLPGLAEVAKRNLARGVEAVRLFEVGPVVRRKSPPAPEGGSEGFEQRRHVAALLCGPLTGWLKPGALVDFFDAKRVLETLLHGLVPSQASYFPDAEVPFLHPGVAARVEVEGKGVGLLGEVHPLTRKALHLETPAYFVELDLDCLPIAAVAPRPTAPPRFPATTRDVSFWVDIIVTAGLQAQALRAAAEPLLREVAVLEDFRDERYVPTGKKGMLWTLTYRADDRTLTDPEVDAAHARVLEVLKASFSLEIR